From one Paramormyrops kingsleyae isolate MSU_618 chromosome 1, PKINGS_0.4, whole genome shotgun sequence genomic stretch:
- the mcm3l gene encoding MCM3 minichromosome maintenance deficient 3 (S. cerevisiae), like isoform X1 → MDSGFEDLELREAQREYLDFLDDDQDQGIYHEKVRNMVSECRCRLIVNINDLRRRNERRAKALLKDAFREVVAIQKALKDLVASIDGTYAKQFDEFYVGFEGSFGTKHVSPRILSARFLGNLVCLEGIVTKCSLVRPKITRSVHYCPATKKTLERKYTDLTSLDAFPSSAIYPTKDEENNPLETEFGLCTYKDHQTLTIQEMPEKAPAGQLPRSVDIIANDDLVDKVKPGDRVQLVGVYRCLPAKQGGFTSGTFRTILLVNNVKLMSKEIVPTFSADDIGKIKKFCKAHSKDVFEYLSRSLAPSIHGHEYIKKAILCLLLGGNETKLENGTRIRGDINILLIGDPSVAKSQLLRYVLFTAPRAIPTTGRGSSGVGLTAAVTTDSETGERRLEAGAMVLADRGVVCIDEFDKMSDMDRTAIHEVMEQGRVTIAKAGIQARLNARCSVLAAANPVYGRYDQYKTPMDNIGLQDSLLSRFDLLFIVLDQMDADSDREISEHVLRMHRYRTPGEQEGAAMPLGSTVDLFAMEDPNITEATDQELQIYEKKDNLLHGHKRKKEKIVTMEFIKKYIHVAKLVKPVLTQEASDHIAEEYSRLRSHDQVNSDTARTIPVTARALETMIRLATAHAKARMSKTIDMVDAEAALELIQFAYFKRIMEKERKKKVPDDNMDIDVSQSQDQASQRSTRKRSRFSKDDMDVTDVGDESDPYDFSGDEQQTESSQKPKPTPLRSSQRKAGIGQDRLKEFKTVLLKAFKATRSQSIAIPELLMHINKSQVEAFEEEEVKKLLGRMQDDNQVMLSEGVVFLI, encoded by the exons ATGGATTCGGGATTTGAAGACTTAGAGCTGAGGGAGGCTCAGCGGGAATACCTGGATTTTCTTGATGACGAT CAAGATCAAGGGATTTACCATGAGAAAGTCAGAAACATGGTGTCTGAATGCCGCTGTCGTCTGATTGTAAACATCAACGATTTGAGAAGAAGGAACGAGAGAAGGGCTAAGGC TTTGCTTAAGGACGCTTTCCGTGAGGTCGTGGCAATACAGAAAGCCTTGAAGGATCTGGTGGCGTCCATAGACGGCACCTATGCCAAGCAGTTCGATGAATTCTATGTTGGCTTTGAAGGCAGCTTCGGAACCAAACACGTCTCTCCTCGAATCCTTTCCGCACGCTTTCTTGGAAACCTTGTCTGTTTGGAGGGAATCGTTACCAAAT GCTCTTTGGTAAGGCCCAAGATCACACGGAGTGTCCACTACTGCCCGGCCACCAAGAAGACACTGGAGCGCAAATACACTGATCTCACGTCGCTGGACGCTTTCCCGTCCAGCGCCATCTACCCGACGAAG GACGAGGAGAACAACCCCCTGGAGACGGAGTTTGGCCTCTGTACGTACAAGGACCACCAGACACTCACCATCCAAGAGATGCCTGAGAAGGCCCCTGCTGGACAGCTGCCCCGCTCCGTGGACATCATCGCTAACGATGACCTGGTGGACAAAGTGAAGCCGGGGGACCGGGTGCAGCTGGTGGGGGTTTACCGTTGTCTGCCAGCGAAGCAGGGCGGCTTCACCTCCGGTACTTTCCG GACAATTCTCTTGGTCAACAACGTGAAGCTCATGAGCAAGGAAATTGTCCCCACGTTTTCTGCTGACGACATCGGTAAGATCAAGAAGTTCTGCAAAGCCCATTCCAAA GATGTCTTTGAGTATCTCAGCAGATCCCTAGCCCCCAGCATCCATGGGCATGAGTACATTAAGAAGGCCATCCTCTGCCTGCTGCTGGGTGGGAATGAAACCAAGCTAGAAAACGGGACACGAATCCGGGGGGATATCAACATACTGCTGATAG GTGACCCATCGGTGGCAAAATCCCAGCTCCTACGCTACGTGCTGTTCACTGCCCCACGGGCAATACCCACCACGGGTCGAGGGTCATCCGGGGTGGGTCTGACTGCTGCAGTGACCACCGACTCAGAGACTG GAGAGCGACGCCTGGAGGCGGGGGCCATGGTGCTGGCAGACAGGGGCGTGGTGTGTATTGACGAGTTCGACAAGATGTCTGATATGGACCGTACCGCCATTCACGAGGTGATGGAGCAGGGACGAGTCACCATCGCCAAGGCTGGAATCCAAGCGCGCCTAAATGCACGCTGCAGTGTGCTTGCTGCTGCCAATCCCGTCTACGGCCGG TATGACCAGTACAAGACTCCCATGGATAACATTGGGCTCCAGGACTCTCTGCTGTCCAGGTTCGACCTGCTGTTCATCGTGCTGGACCAGATGGACGCAGACAGCGACAGAGAGATCTCTGAGCACGTTCTGCGCATGCACCGCTACAGGACACCAGGGGAGCAGGAAGGAGCTG CCATGCCGCTGGGAAGCACTGTTGACTTGTTCGCCATGGAGGATCCCAACATAACAGAGGCAACAGACCAGGAGCTGCAGATCTATGAGAAGAAGGACAACCTTCTGCATGGACACAAGAGGAAAAA GGAGAAGATTGTGACCATGGAGTTCATTAAAAAGTACATCCATGTGGCCAAGCTGGTGAAACCGGTGCTGACCCAGGAGGCCTCGGATCACATAGCCGAGGAATATTCTAGGCTCCGGAGCCACGATCAAGTCAACTCGGACACCGCACGA ACAATACCTGTAACAGCTAGAGCCCTGGAGACCATGATCCGCTTGGCGACGGCCCATGCCAAGGCACGCATGAGCAAAACCATCGATATGGTCGACGCAGAGGCTGCATTGGAGCTCATACAGTTCGCTTACTTTAAGAGG ATCatggagaaagagagaaaaaagaagGTTCCAGATGACAACATGGACATCGACGTGTCACAGAGCCAAGACCAGGCCAGCCAGAGAAGCACAAG GAAGCGCTCCCGTTTCTCAAAAGATGACATGGATGTAACTGATGTGGGAGATGAGTCTGACCCATATGACTTCAGTGGCGATGAGCAACAGA CTGAATCCAGCCAGAAGCCCAAACCTACACCTCTAAGAAGCAGCCAGAGAAAGGCGGGGATTGGACAGGACCG ACTGAAGGAGTTCAAGACTGTGTTGCTGAAGGCGTTCAAAGCGACTCGCTCACAGTCCATTGCCATCCCTGAGCTGCTGATGCACATCAACAAGAGCCAGGTGGAGGCCttcgaggaggaggaggtgaagaAGTTGCTGGGCCGCATGCAGGACGACAACCAGGTCATGCTGTCTGAAGGCGTGGTATTCCTCATCTGA
- the mcm3l gene encoding MCM3 minichromosome maintenance deficient 3 (S. cerevisiae), like isoform X2: MDSGFEDLELREAQREYLDFLDDDQDQGIYHEKVRNMVSECRCRLIVNINDLRRRNERRAKALLKDAFREVVAIQKALKDLVASIDGTYAKQFDEFYVGFEGSFGTKHVSPRILSARFLGNLVCLEGIVTKCSLVRPKITRSVHYCPATKKTLERKYTDLTSLDAFPSSAIYPTKDEENNPLETEFGLCTYKDHQTLTIQEMPEKAPAGQLPRSVDIIANDDLVDKVKPGDRVQLVGVYRCLPAKQGGFTSGTFRTILLVNNVKLMSKEIVPTFSADDIGKIKKFCKAHSKDVFEYLSRSLAPSIHGHEYIKKAILCLLLGGNETKLENGTRIRGDINILLIGDPSVAKSQLLRYVLFTAPRAIPTTGRGSSGVGLTAAVTTDSETGERRLEAGAMVLADRGVVCIDEFDKMSDMDRTAIHEVMEQGRVTIAKAGIQARLNARCSVLAAANPVYGRYDQYKTPMDNIGLQDSLLSRFDLLFIVLDQMDADSDREISEHVLRMHRYRTPGEQEGAAMPLGSTVDLFAMEDPNITEATDQELQIYEKKDNLLHGHKRKKEKIVTMEFIKKYIHVAKLVKPVLTQEASDHIAEEYSRLRSHDQVNSDTARTIPVTARALETMIRLATAHAKARMSKTIDMVDAEAALELIQFAYFKRIMEKERKKKVPDDNMDIDVSQSQDQASQRSTRKRSRFSKDDMDVTDVGDESDPYDFSGDEQQNDAE, from the exons ATGGATTCGGGATTTGAAGACTTAGAGCTGAGGGAGGCTCAGCGGGAATACCTGGATTTTCTTGATGACGAT CAAGATCAAGGGATTTACCATGAGAAAGTCAGAAACATGGTGTCTGAATGCCGCTGTCGTCTGATTGTAAACATCAACGATTTGAGAAGAAGGAACGAGAGAAGGGCTAAGGC TTTGCTTAAGGACGCTTTCCGTGAGGTCGTGGCAATACAGAAAGCCTTGAAGGATCTGGTGGCGTCCATAGACGGCACCTATGCCAAGCAGTTCGATGAATTCTATGTTGGCTTTGAAGGCAGCTTCGGAACCAAACACGTCTCTCCTCGAATCCTTTCCGCACGCTTTCTTGGAAACCTTGTCTGTTTGGAGGGAATCGTTACCAAAT GCTCTTTGGTAAGGCCCAAGATCACACGGAGTGTCCACTACTGCCCGGCCACCAAGAAGACACTGGAGCGCAAATACACTGATCTCACGTCGCTGGACGCTTTCCCGTCCAGCGCCATCTACCCGACGAAG GACGAGGAGAACAACCCCCTGGAGACGGAGTTTGGCCTCTGTACGTACAAGGACCACCAGACACTCACCATCCAAGAGATGCCTGAGAAGGCCCCTGCTGGACAGCTGCCCCGCTCCGTGGACATCATCGCTAACGATGACCTGGTGGACAAAGTGAAGCCGGGGGACCGGGTGCAGCTGGTGGGGGTTTACCGTTGTCTGCCAGCGAAGCAGGGCGGCTTCACCTCCGGTACTTTCCG GACAATTCTCTTGGTCAACAACGTGAAGCTCATGAGCAAGGAAATTGTCCCCACGTTTTCTGCTGACGACATCGGTAAGATCAAGAAGTTCTGCAAAGCCCATTCCAAA GATGTCTTTGAGTATCTCAGCAGATCCCTAGCCCCCAGCATCCATGGGCATGAGTACATTAAGAAGGCCATCCTCTGCCTGCTGCTGGGTGGGAATGAAACCAAGCTAGAAAACGGGACACGAATCCGGGGGGATATCAACATACTGCTGATAG GTGACCCATCGGTGGCAAAATCCCAGCTCCTACGCTACGTGCTGTTCACTGCCCCACGGGCAATACCCACCACGGGTCGAGGGTCATCCGGGGTGGGTCTGACTGCTGCAGTGACCACCGACTCAGAGACTG GAGAGCGACGCCTGGAGGCGGGGGCCATGGTGCTGGCAGACAGGGGCGTGGTGTGTATTGACGAGTTCGACAAGATGTCTGATATGGACCGTACCGCCATTCACGAGGTGATGGAGCAGGGACGAGTCACCATCGCCAAGGCTGGAATCCAAGCGCGCCTAAATGCACGCTGCAGTGTGCTTGCTGCTGCCAATCCCGTCTACGGCCGG TATGACCAGTACAAGACTCCCATGGATAACATTGGGCTCCAGGACTCTCTGCTGTCCAGGTTCGACCTGCTGTTCATCGTGCTGGACCAGATGGACGCAGACAGCGACAGAGAGATCTCTGAGCACGTTCTGCGCATGCACCGCTACAGGACACCAGGGGAGCAGGAAGGAGCTG CCATGCCGCTGGGAAGCACTGTTGACTTGTTCGCCATGGAGGATCCCAACATAACAGAGGCAACAGACCAGGAGCTGCAGATCTATGAGAAGAAGGACAACCTTCTGCATGGACACAAGAGGAAAAA GGAGAAGATTGTGACCATGGAGTTCATTAAAAAGTACATCCATGTGGCCAAGCTGGTGAAACCGGTGCTGACCCAGGAGGCCTCGGATCACATAGCCGAGGAATATTCTAGGCTCCGGAGCCACGATCAAGTCAACTCGGACACCGCACGA ACAATACCTGTAACAGCTAGAGCCCTGGAGACCATGATCCGCTTGGCGACGGCCCATGCCAAGGCACGCATGAGCAAAACCATCGATATGGTCGACGCAGAGGCTGCATTGGAGCTCATACAGTTCGCTTACTTTAAGAGG ATCatggagaaagagagaaaaaagaagGTTCCAGATGACAACATGGACATCGACGTGTCACAGAGCCAAGACCAGGCCAGCCAGAGAAGCACAAG GAAGCGCTCCCGTTTCTCAAAAGATGACATGGATGTAACTGATGTGGGAGATGAGTCTGACCCATATGACTTCAGTGGCGATGAGCAACAGA ATGATGCTGAATGA